One genomic segment of Tripterygium wilfordii isolate XIE 37 chromosome 9, ASM1340144v1, whole genome shotgun sequence includes these proteins:
- the LOC120005921 gene encoding uncharacterized protein LOC120005921, protein MSNLHRTISRIPALISTFSSKYWALGSVHSSSPTTRPFVSLFFVAAPSARDGLLSSVEDLINSNADYKALSTLTSVPGDFVVLAMATIDSDSVQPRKSVTAAKMQGSIPSFKRWGRKHPFVRYGLPMISLTVFGAFGLAHLLQGRTDVAKAKDDEEWEIIETRKALSRTGPVDAYKPKKISLEEELKALQEKVDINNYEYKQIPKPNESKSA, encoded by the exons ATGTCGAATCTCCATAGGACCATATCTCGTATTCCCGCACTCATATCG ACATTTAGCTCTAAGTACTGGGCTCTAGGTTCAGTCCACTCATCAAGCCCAACTACCCGCCCCTTCGTCTCTCTCTTCTTCGTTGCGGCTCCCTCTGCTCGAGACGGTCTGTTAAGCTCCGTCGAAGATTTGATAAATTCAAACGCAGATTACAAAGCGCTTTCCACTCTGACATCCGTACCAG GTGACTTTGTGGTGTTGGCAATGGCAACAATTGATTCTGATAGTGTTCAGCCTCGTAAGAGTGTTACTGCTGCTAAGATGCAGGGTTCAATTCCCTCATTCAAACGATGGGGTCGAAAACACCCCTTTGTTAGATATGGTCTTCCTATGATTTCACTTACTGTGTTTGGGGCTTTTGGCCTTGCTCATCTCTTGCAGGGGAG AACGGATGTTGCTAAGGCGAAGGATGATGAGGAGTGGGAAATCATAGAAACAAGAAAGGCATTATCGAGAACTGGACCAGTAGATGCATACAAGCCAAAGAAGATTTCACTGGAGGAGGAGCTAAAG GCTTTGCAGGAGAAGGTGGACATAAACAATTATGAGTACAAGCAAATTCCTAAGCCAAATGAAAGCAAGTCGGCTTAG
- the LOC120005260 gene encoding BTB/POZ domain-containing protein At5g03250-like, with product MACMKLGSKSEVFHIDGQTWLCSTGLPSDVIVEVGDTSFHLHKFPLLSRSGVLEKLIGEFSDEDEKESVLQLNDIPGGVKTFLLVAKFCYGVRIELTAVNTVSLRCAAEYLRMTEDYGDGNLIMQTENLLNEIFGNWTDSIKALETCEEVLPHAEELHIVSRCLNSLAMKACADPSLFSWPVSTSNNVQSREGIVFWNGICISAKAQPVSEDWWYEDVSFLRLPLYKRLILAVRSNGLKPEKVAGALMYYANRHLPLLGRQSSFKNGNRASIGSTVSVPSEADQRNLLEEIVELLPDQKGVTQTKFLLRLLRTSMILHASPSCRETLEKRIGAQLDQAALEDLLIPNMGYSVETLYDIDCVQRILDHFMLVDRDTLDPSSNCIVEDVPLMGSSHSLTPMTMVANLIDGYLAEVAPDVNLKMQKFQSLAALIPDYARPLDDGIYRAIDIYLKAHPWLTDSEREQICRLMNCQKLSLEGSTHAAQNERLPLRVIVQVLFFEQLRLRTSIAGWFFVSDNLDNSQNTSGNLALARSEMPAQARTSQEQVVAVDDMRERVSELEKECSTIKQEIEKLDKTKGGWSLFPKKLFRSKSKSCVSKASKPCNGKASPASATPVMDGRGNVKGESGD from the exons ATGGCGTGCATGAAGCTGGGATCCAAATCTGAAGTGTTTCACATTGATGGCCAAACCTG GCTTTGCTCTACAGGACTTCCCAGTGATGTCATTGTTGAAGTTGGAGATACCTCATTCCATCTCCACAAG TTTCCATTGTTGTCCAGAAGTGGAGTACTAGAAAAGCTTATTGGAGAATTTTCTGATGAAGATGAGAAGGAATCGGTTCTACAACTTAATGATATACCTGGTGGAGTCAAGACTTTTTTGCTTGTAGCCAAGTTCTGTTATGGTGTAAGAATTGAACTCACAGCAGTGAACACAGTCAGCCTTAGATGTGCAGCTGAGTATCTTCGAATGACGGAGGACTATGGAGATGGAAATCTCATTATGCAAACAGAAAATCTTCTCAATGAAATCTTTGGCAACTGGACAGACTCGATCAAAGCTCTTGAAACTTGTGAAGAGGTTCTACCACATGCAGAAGAGCTTCATATTGTTTCAAGATGCTTAAATTCTTTGGCTATGAAAGCTTGTGCAGATCCCAGCCTGTTCAGTTGGCCTGTGTCTACAAGTAACAATGTCCAGAGCCGAGAGGGCATTGTGTTTTGGAATGGAATATGCATATCAGCCAAAGCACAACCTGTAAGTGAGGATTGGTGGTATGAGGATGTGTCATTCCTCAGATTACCTTTGTATAAAAGGTTGATTCTTGCAGTTCGTTCCAATGGATTGAAGCCGGAGAAGGTTGCTGGGGCCCTCATGTACTATGCAAACAGACATCTCCCCTTGTTGGGGAGGCAATCAAGTTTCAAGAATGGAAACCGTGCTTCAATTGGATCAACTGTTTCTGTTCCATCTGAGGCTGATCAAAGAAATCTCCTTGAAGAGATAGTAGAGCTACTGCCAGACCAGAAGGGTGTCACGCAGACCAAGTTCCTGCTTAGGCTTCTGCGAACATCTATGATTTTACATGCCAGCCCATCGTGTCGAGAGACTTTAGAGAAACGGATTGGGGCGCAGTTGGATCAAGCAGCTCTTGAAGATCTTCTAATACCAAATATGGGATATTCAGTGGAAACCCTGTATGATATTGATTGTGTTCAGAGGATTCTTGATCACTTCATGCTGGTGGATCGTGATACACTTGATCCAAGCTCAAATTGTATTGTGGAAGATGTGCCGTTGATGGGCAGTTCCCATTCTCTGACCCCAATGACGATGGTGGCTAATCTGATAGATGGATATCTAGCTGAGGTGGCACCTGATGTCAActtgaaaatgcagaaattTCAGTCACTTGCAGCGCTTATCCCTGATTATGCCAGGCCATTAGACGATGGGATCTATCGTGCTATCGATATATATCTCAAG GCACATCCATGGCTGACGGACTCTGAAAGGGAACAAATATGCAGGCTCATGAACTGCCAGAAGCTCTCATTGGAAGGCAGCACCCATGCCGCCCAAAATGAGAGACTGCCTCTTCGAGTTATTGTCCAAGTTTTATTCTTCGAACAACTACGGCTCCGAACATCTATTGCCGGTTGGTTTTTTGTCTCTGACAACCTTGACAACTCCCAAAATACAAGTGGAAATCTTGCACTCGCTAGAAGTGAAATGCCTGCCCAAGCGAGAACCTCGCAAGAGCAAGTTGTAGCAGTTGATGACATGAGGGAACGAGTCTCCGAGCTTGAGAAagaatgctcgaccataaagcAAGAGATTGAGAAGCTAGATAAAACTAAGGGAGGTTGGAGTTTATTCCCAAAAAAGCTTTtcagatcaaaatcaaagtctTGTGTTTCAAAAGCTTCAAAACCCTGCAATGGCAAAGCATCGCCAGCATCTGCAACACCTGTCATGGATGGGAGAGGAAATGTTAAGGGTGAATCAGGGGATTGA